In Pseudomonas hamedanensis, a single window of DNA contains:
- a CDS encoding NAD-dependent protein deacetylase, giving the protein MLDSPTRDLDTLQQAMADGDFLVLTGAGISTPSGIPDYRDSDGVRRGRQPMMYQEFLAAAESRRRYWARAMLGWPKVRQAQPNAAHQALAALQRHGLLRDLITQNVDALHDQAGSVDVIELHGNLHRVLCLDCGQRSERDAIQQLLERQNPYLAGVDAVQAPDGDTLLDPAFEARFEVPHCPHCAGERLKPDVVFFGENVAQHTAARAMAAAEHAAGMLVVGSSLMAYSAFRLCRVISDRGKPLIALNLGKTRADDLLDLKIEASCEQLLPLLTERLLS; this is encoded by the coding sequence ATGCTCGACAGCCCGACCCGCGACCTCGATACACTGCAACAGGCGATGGCCGATGGCGATTTTCTCGTACTGACCGGGGCCGGGATCAGCACGCCATCGGGCATTCCCGATTACCGTGACAGCGACGGCGTACGCCGTGGCCGGCAGCCGATGATGTATCAGGAATTCCTCGCGGCTGCGGAGTCTCGTCGTCGCTACTGGGCGCGGGCCATGCTCGGCTGGCCGAAGGTGCGCCAGGCGCAGCCGAATGCGGCGCACCAGGCCTTGGCCGCGCTGCAGCGCCATGGGCTGCTCCGCGACCTCATCACGCAAAACGTCGACGCCCTGCACGATCAGGCCGGCAGTGTTGACGTGATCGAACTGCATGGCAACTTGCACCGTGTGCTGTGCCTGGATTGCGGCCAGCGCAGTGAGCGCGACGCAATTCAGCAGTTGTTGGAGCGGCAAAACCCGTATCTGGCGGGCGTAGATGCCGTGCAGGCACCCGATGGCGACACCCTGCTCGACCCGGCATTCGAGGCGCGCTTCGAGGTGCCGCATTGCCCTCATTGTGCCGGCGAGCGGTTGAAACCGGATGTCGTATTTTTCGGTGAGAACGTCGCGCAACACACCGCCGCCCGTGCGATGGCCGCGGCAGAGCATGCCGCGGGAATGTTGGTGGTAGGTTCTTCGTTGATGGCGTATTCGGCGTTTCGCCTGTGCCGGGTCATCTCTGACCGCGGCAAGCCGCTGATTGCGCTCAATCTGGGCAAGACTCGCGCGGACGATTTGCTCGACCTGAAGATCGAAGCGTCTTGCGAACAGCTGTTACCGCTGCTGACCGAACGCCTCCTTTCCTGA
- a CDS encoding sensor histidine kinase, whose amino-acid sequence MNFKLQWPRTLASRLSLIFLIGLILAQGLSFGAQYYERYQSAKSTMLGNLETDVATSMAILDRLPAAEREAWLPRLARRNYAYLLNEGEPGMPVTSGDESVAIASITAAIGATYPVVFTEIPGGPRRHFQGHLRLSDGSPVTIDIRPAMVPLSPWLPVVLLGQLALLILCTWLAVRIAIRPLTRLANAVETLDPNAHPIKLDEHGPTEVVHAARAFNAMQTRIAAYLKERMQLLAAISHDLQTPITRMKLRAEFMDDSVEKDKLSSDLGEIEHLVREGVAYARSIHGATEESRRTDLGSFLDSLVFDYQDMGKDVQLGGKSKAVIDTRPQALRRVLVNLTDNALKFAGAAQLRVEADGNSLSVKVLDRGPGIAEDELAQVMEPFYRVENSRNRDTGGTGLGLAIAQQLAMALGGSLSLSNRDGGGLCAELKLPLHG is encoded by the coding sequence ATGAATTTCAAGCTGCAATGGCCGCGCACCCTCGCCTCGCGTCTGTCGCTGATTTTCCTGATCGGGCTGATTCTGGCCCAGGGTCTGTCGTTCGGCGCGCAGTATTACGAGCGTTACCAGAGCGCCAAAAGCACCATGCTCGGCAATCTCGAAACCGATGTTGCGACCTCGATGGCGATCCTCGATCGCTTGCCCGCCGCCGAGCGCGAGGCTTGGCTGCCGCGCCTGGCGCGGCGTAATTACGCCTACCTGCTCAATGAAGGCGAGCCGGGCATGCCGGTCACCTCAGGGGATGAATCGGTGGCCATCGCCTCGATCACCGCCGCCATTGGCGCCACCTACCCGGTGGTCTTTACCGAAATTCCCGGTGGGCCAAGGCGGCATTTCCAGGGCCACCTGCGCCTGAGTGACGGCAGCCCGGTGACCATTGATATACGTCCGGCGATGGTGCCACTTTCACCGTGGTTGCCGGTGGTGCTGCTGGGCCAATTGGCGCTGCTGATCCTGTGCACCTGGCTTGCCGTGCGCATCGCCATCCGCCCCCTCACTCGCCTCGCCAACGCGGTGGAAACCCTTGACCCCAACGCGCACCCGATCAAGCTCGACGAGCATGGCCCGACCGAGGTGGTCCACGCGGCGCGGGCGTTCAACGCCATGCAGACGCGCATCGCTGCCTACCTGAAGGAACGCATGCAGTTGCTCGCAGCGATTTCCCACGACCTGCAAACACCGATCACGCGGATGAAACTGCGCGCCGAATTCATGGACGACTCGGTGGAGAAAGACAAGCTGAGCAGCGACCTCGGCGAGATCGAGCATCTGGTGCGTGAAGGCGTGGCCTACGCCCGCAGTATTCACGGTGCCACCGAGGAAAGTCGGCGCACCGATCTCGGCTCGTTTTTAGACAGCCTGGTGTTCGATTACCAGGACATGGGCAAGGACGTGCAGCTCGGCGGCAAAAGCAAAGCCGTGATCGACACCCGCCCGCAGGCTCTGCGCCGGGTGCTGGTGAACCTGACCGATAACGCGCTGAAATTTGCCGGCGCCGCGCAATTGCGGGTCGAAGCGGATGGCAACAGTCTGTCGGTGAAAGTCCTGGATCGTGGCCCGGGCATCGCCGAGGATGAGCTGGCGCAGGTGATGGAGCCATTCTACCGCGTGGAGAACTCGCGCAACCGCGACACTGGTGGTACCGGCCTGGGCCTGGCGATTGCCCAGCAACTGGCCATGGCGCTGGGCGGGTCTCTGAGTTTGAGCAACCGCGACGGCGGCGGACTGTGTGCCGAACTCAAATTACCGCTGCATGGCTAA
- a CDS encoding class I SAM-dependent methyltransferase encodes MNEAKLNEFMGKLLNDMGGAAMLANVIVGEELGLYRAMADSQPISPEALAAKTTCNPRLVREWLSAHAASGYMEHRDGQFRLPEEQALALAVEDSPVYVAGGLGVVASFFHDKDKLVKAMRGNGALPWGDHHPCMFSGTERFFRPGYKGHLIAEWLPALDGVVAKLERGGKVADIGCGHGASTVIMAQAFPRSQFVGFDFHAPSIAVATQRAEEGGVGNRAGFFEATAKNYPGDDYDLICFFDCLHDMGDPVGAARHAYDSLKDDGTVLLVEPFANDKLDDNFNAVGRLFYAASTFICTPNSLSQEVGLGLGAQAGEMRLRKVFTEAGFKQFRRATQTPFNLILEARK; translated from the coding sequence ATGAATGAGGCGAAACTCAACGAATTCATGGGCAAATTGCTCAACGATATGGGCGGCGCGGCCATGCTGGCCAATGTCATCGTCGGCGAAGAGCTCGGCTTGTACCGGGCCATGGCCGACAGCCAACCGATCAGCCCCGAAGCCCTCGCCGCGAAAACCACCTGCAACCCGCGTCTGGTGCGCGAATGGCTCAGCGCACACGCGGCGTCCGGCTACATGGAACACCGTGACGGCCAGTTCCGTTTGCCGGAAGAACAAGCGCTGGCGCTGGCGGTGGAAGACTCGCCGGTGTATGTCGCCGGCGGGCTCGGGGTGGTGGCGTCGTTTTTCCATGACAAGGACAAACTGGTCAAAGCCATGCGCGGCAACGGCGCCCTGCCGTGGGGCGATCACCATCCATGCATGTTCTCCGGCACCGAACGGTTCTTCCGCCCCGGCTACAAGGGCCACCTGATCGCCGAATGGCTGCCGGCGCTGGACGGCGTAGTGGCCAAACTCGAACGCGGTGGCAAAGTCGCCGACATCGGCTGCGGCCACGGCGCCTCGACGGTGATCATGGCTCAGGCCTTTCCAAGGTCGCAGTTTGTCGGTTTCGACTTTCATGCGCCGTCGATCGCGGTCGCCACCCAACGGGCCGAAGAAGGTGGTGTCGGCAACCGGGCCGGCTTCTTCGAGGCCACGGCAAAAAACTACCCCGGCGACGACTACGATCTGATCTGTTTTTTCGATTGCCTGCACGACATGGGCGACCCAGTCGGAGCCGCACGCCACGCTTACGACTCGCTGAAAGACGATGGCACCGTGTTGCTGGTCGAACCGTTCGCCAACGACAAGCTGGACGATAATTTCAACGCGGTCGGACGGTTGTTTTATGCGGCTTCGACGTTCATTTGCACCCCCAACTCGCTGTCCCAGGAAGTCGGCCTCGGCCTCGGTGCGCAAGCCGGCGAAATGCGCCTGCGCAAAGTGTTCACCGAGGCCGGATTCAAGCAGTTCCGTCGGGCCACGCAGACGCCGTTCAACCTGATTCTGGAGGCGCGCAAGTAG
- a CDS encoding LysR family transcriptional regulator — translation MTIKQIRAFLAVAQSLSFAVACERLHLSQSALSLTIKALEEGLGGRLFSRNTRNVALTAEGESLLPLARRLIADWDNAEDEMRQRFSLQRGRVTLAAMPSFAGNLLPPILKTFRARYPNVNVTVNDVINEQVLEMVRDRQVELGVAFEPMQNTSMTFTPLYRDRFVAVVPMDSPLAQRGEIDWQTLLQEPFITLQRPSTVRVMLEEHLQARGMKLPVEFESHQLATVGRMVASGLGVSAVPALCAGQMQELGAHCLTLKDSVERAIGVLTEPGNELSAAAQALFDILQQENLSERLPS, via the coding sequence ATGACCATAAAACAGATCCGCGCCTTTCTCGCCGTGGCCCAAAGCCTGAGTTTCGCCGTGGCCTGCGAGCGTCTGCATTTATCTCAATCGGCGTTGAGCCTGACCATCAAGGCGCTGGAAGAAGGCCTGGGTGGGCGCCTGTTCAGCCGCAACACACGTAATGTGGCACTGACGGCCGAAGGCGAATCCTTGCTGCCACTGGCGCGGCGGCTGATTGCCGACTGGGACAACGCCGAAGACGAAATGCGTCAACGCTTCAGCCTGCAACGCGGGCGCGTGACGCTGGCGGCGATGCCGTCGTTTGCCGGCAATTTGCTGCCGCCGATCCTGAAGACCTTTCGCGCGCGCTATCCCAACGTTAACGTCACGGTCAACGACGTGATCAACGAGCAGGTGCTGGAAATGGTCCGCGATCGTCAGGTTGAACTGGGCGTGGCATTTGAGCCCATGCAAAACACCTCGATGACCTTCACGCCGTTGTACCGGGATCGCTTCGTGGCGGTGGTGCCGATGGATTCGCCGTTGGCGCAGCGCGGCGAGATCGATTGGCAGACATTGCTGCAAGAGCCATTTATTACCTTGCAGCGACCGTCGACGGTGCGGGTGATGCTGGAAGAGCATTTGCAGGCGCGGGGGATGAAATTGCCGGTGGAATTCGAAAGCCACCAATTGGCGACCGTCGGCAGAATGGTCGCCAGTGGCCTGGGCGTCAGTGCGGTTCCGGCATTGTGTGCCGGGCAAATGCAGGAGCTGGGCGCGCACTGTCTGACCTTGAAGGACTCGGTGGAGCGCGCCATCGGTGTGCTGACCGAACCGGGCAATGAACTGTCGGCAGCGGCGCAAGCATTATTCGACATTCTCCAGCAGGAAAACCTGAGTGAACGCCTGCCTTCCTGA
- a CDS encoding CoA transferase subunit A, giving the protein MAGFDKRVSSYEEALAGLEDGMTVIAGGFGLCGIPENLIAEIKRKGTRDLTVVSNNCGVDGFGLGVLLTDRQISKVVASYVGENKLFEEQLLKGEIEVILTPQGTLAEKMRAGGAGIPAFFTATGVGTPVAEGKEVREFNGRKYLMEESITGDFAIVKGWKADHFGNVVYRHTAQNFNPLAATAGRITVVEVEEIVEPGELDPSQIHTPGIYVDRVICGTFEKRIEQRTVRK; this is encoded by the coding sequence ATGGCAGGTTTCGACAAGCGTGTGAGTTCCTACGAGGAAGCCCTGGCCGGGCTTGAGGATGGCATGACCGTCATCGCCGGCGGCTTCGGCTTGTGTGGCATTCCGGAAAACCTGATCGCCGAGATCAAGCGCAAGGGCACCCGCGACCTCACAGTGGTTTCCAACAACTGCGGCGTCGATGGCTTCGGTCTTGGCGTGCTGCTCACCGACCGTCAGATCAGCAAGGTCGTCGCCTCTTACGTTGGCGAGAACAAGCTGTTCGAAGAGCAACTGCTCAAGGGCGAAATCGAGGTCATCCTCACGCCGCAGGGCACCCTCGCCGAGAAGATGCGCGCGGGCGGCGCCGGCATTCCGGCGTTCTTCACCGCCACCGGGGTCGGCACCCCGGTCGCCGAAGGCAAGGAAGTGCGTGAATTCAACGGGCGCAAATACCTGATGGAAGAATCCATCACCGGTGACTTCGCCATCGTCAAAGGCTGGAAAGCCGACCACTTCGGTAACGTCGTCTACCGCCACACCGCGCAGAACTTCAACCCGCTGGCCGCCACCGCCGGCAGAATCACCGTGGTCGAAGTCGAAGAAATCGTCGAGCCCGGCGAGCTGGACCCGAGCCAGATCCACACCCCGGGCATTTACGTCGATCGGGTCATTTGCGGCACGTTCGAAAAACGCATCGAACAGCGCACCGTCCGCAAATAA
- a CDS encoding response regulator, which produces MEHVDHILIVDDDREIRELVGNYLKKNGLRTTVVADGRQMRSFLEANTVDLIVLDIMMPGDDGLQLCRELRVGKHKATPVLMLTARNDETDRIIGLEMGADDYLTKPFAARELLARINAVLRRTRMLPPNLVVTEAGRLLAFGRWQLDTSARHLLDKDGTMVALSGAEYRLLRVFLDHPQRVLSRDQLLNLTQGRDADLFDRSIDLLVSRLRQRLLDDAREPAYIKTVRSEGYVFSLPVELLGAPA; this is translated from the coding sequence ATGGAACATGTCGATCACATTCTCATCGTCGACGACGATCGCGAGATCCGTGAACTGGTGGGTAACTACCTGAAGAAAAACGGCCTGCGTACCACAGTGGTCGCCGATGGCCGGCAGATGCGCAGTTTTCTCGAAGCCAATACCGTCGACCTGATCGTGCTCGACATCATGATGCCCGGCGACGATGGCCTGCAGCTGTGTCGGGAACTGCGCGTCGGCAAGCACAAGGCTACGCCAGTGTTGATGCTCACCGCGCGCAACGATGAAACCGACCGCATCATCGGCCTGGAAATGGGCGCCGACGATTACCTGACCAAGCCGTTCGCCGCCCGTGAATTGTTGGCGCGCATCAACGCCGTGCTGCGCCGCACACGGATGTTGCCGCCAAATCTGGTGGTCACTGAAGCCGGGCGCTTGCTCGCCTTTGGCCGCTGGCAACTGGACACCTCGGCCCGCCATTTGCTGGACAAGGACGGCACCATGGTCGCCCTCAGCGGCGCCGAATATCGCTTGCTGCGGGTGTTTCTCGATCACCCGCAACGGGTCCTCAGCCGCGATCAACTGCTGAACCTGACCCAGGGCCGCGACGCCGATCTGTTCGACCGTTCCATCGACTTGCTGGTCAGCCGCCTGCGTCAGCGTCTGCTCGACGATGCCCGCGAGCCGGCCTACATCAAGACCGTGCGCAGTGAGGGGTATGTGTTTTCCCTGCCGGTTGAACTGCTCGGGGCGCCGGCATGA
- a CDS encoding NAD(P)/FAD-dependent oxidoreductase, giving the protein MTQFDVVVVGAGPAGCACAISCAQRGLRVALVERQPFPRYRPGESLHPGIEPLLQHLGVAGQLYSPPAMRFDGHWIHWDGPPRFSPFGADENGPWRGFQIARADLDGALLQQARRLGVHVRQPCRASRVLTLDARVTGLETDSGCLHAAWLVDASGATGWLGRQLALPDQAGSPPLQVRYGYLHGCLGPYANTPHLLAGPYGWTWITQVQTQLLHWTNLAFATDRAQNADRQMLPEALRVLPQAGPIRGADVSWRISKAAAGNGYFLVGDCASRLDPAASHGVLKALMSGMQAAQAVHDCLRRPILEAAVQAQYRQWLHAWFERDATQLRHFYRQHPYPPQWLGCPAKPS; this is encoded by the coding sequence TTGACGCAGTTTGATGTCGTTGTCGTCGGCGCCGGTCCCGCAGGCTGCGCCTGTGCGATCAGTTGCGCCCAGCGAGGCCTGCGGGTGGCTTTGGTCGAACGCCAGCCGTTCCCACGATATCGCCCCGGCGAAAGTCTGCATCCGGGCATTGAGCCGTTGTTGCAACACCTCGGCGTCGCCGGACAATTATACTCCCCGCCAGCCATGCGTTTTGACGGGCACTGGATACACTGGGACGGCCCGCCGCGTTTCAGCCCCTTTGGCGCGGATGAGAATGGCCCGTGGCGGGGTTTCCAGATTGCCCGGGCCGACCTCGATGGCGCCTTGCTGCAACAAGCACGGCGGCTCGGCGTGCATGTGCGCCAGCCGTGCCGCGCGAGCAGAGTGCTCACTCTCGATGCCCGCGTGACAGGCCTGGAAACTGACAGCGGTTGCCTGCACGCTGCCTGGCTGGTCGATGCCAGCGGCGCCACTGGCTGGCTGGGCCGGCAATTGGCGCTGCCGGATCAAGCGGGTTCACCGCCGCTCCAGGTGCGCTATGGTTATCTCCACGGCTGTCTCGGTCCTTACGCAAACACCCCGCACCTGCTGGCCGGGCCTTACGGCTGGACCTGGATCACTCAGGTCCAGACACAATTGCTGCACTGGACAAACCTGGCATTCGCAACTGATCGGGCGCAAAACGCTGACCGGCAAATGCTGCCCGAAGCGCTGCGCGTATTGCCGCAAGCCGGTCCGATCCGCGGCGCCGACGTCAGCTGGCGTATCAGCAAGGCCGCCGCCGGCAACGGCTATTTCCTGGTCGGTGACTGCGCAAGCCGGCTCGATCCGGCGGCGTCACACGGTGTGCTCAAGGCGCTGATGAGCGGCATGCAGGCGGCACAAGCGGTTCACGACTGCCTTCGGCGGCCTATATTAGAAGCGGCGGTACAGGCGCAATACCGGCAATGGCTGCATGCCTGGTTTGAACGCGACGCGACCCAACTGCGCCACTTCTACCGCCAGCATCCCTACCCGCCACAATGGCTCGGTTGCCCGGCAAAACCGAGCTAG
- the cobF gene encoding precorrin-6A synthase (deacetylating) → MKHLLVIGIGAGNPDYITMQAVKALNRVDVFFLMDKGQRKHKLIDLRREICERYITQPTYRFVEAHSPERERGDVDYAISVDELNRARQQTFERLINDELADGQCGGFLVWGDPALYDSTVRILQAILAAGTCVFDFDVIPGITSVQALAAQHKVPLNAIGRSVEITTGRRLAAGQASEADSLVVMLDAEDAYQRVADRQTEIFWGAYLGTPDEILLSGRLADVADEIERVRKAARAQHGWIMDTYLLRKP, encoded by the coding sequence ATGAAACACTTGCTGGTGATCGGTATCGGTGCCGGGAATCCGGACTACATCACAATGCAGGCAGTGAAAGCGCTGAATCGGGTCGATGTGTTCTTCCTGATGGATAAAGGTCAGCGCAAGCACAAGCTGATCGATTTGCGCCGCGAGATCTGCGAGCGCTACATCACGCAGCCCACGTACCGCTTCGTCGAAGCGCACAGCCCGGAACGCGAGCGTGGCGATGTCGACTACGCCATAAGCGTCGATGAGCTGAACCGCGCCCGGCAGCAGACCTTCGAGCGTCTGATCAATGACGAATTGGCCGACGGTCAGTGCGGCGGTTTTCTGGTGTGGGGCGACCCGGCGTTATACGACAGCACGGTGCGCATCCTCCAGGCGATCCTGGCTGCCGGGACGTGTGTCTTTGATTTTGACGTCATTCCTGGCATCACCAGCGTTCAGGCCTTGGCGGCGCAACACAAAGTGCCGCTGAACGCGATCGGGCGCTCGGTGGAAATCACCACGGGACGTCGCCTGGCGGCGGGGCAGGCGAGTGAGGCGGACAGTCTGGTGGTGATGCTTGACGCCGAGGACGCGTATCAGCGGGTGGCGGATCGGCAGACGGAGATTTTTTGGGGGGCTTACCTGGGCACGCCGGACGAAATTCTGCTCAGCGGCCGGCTGGCGGATGTCGCAGACGAGATTGAACGGGTGCGCAAGGCGGCGCGGGCGCAGCATGGGTGGATCATGGATACCTATTTGCTGCGTAAGCCCTGA
- a CDS encoding acetyl-CoA C-acetyltransferase: MQDVVIVAATRTAIGSFQGALANVSAVDLGAAVIRQLLEQTGLDGAQVDEVIMGQVLTAGAGQNPARQAAIKAGLPHAVPAMTLNKVCGSGLKALHLGAQAIRCGDAEVIIAGGQENMSLSNYIMPGARTGLRMGHAQIVDTMISDGLWDAFNDYHMGITAENLVDKYEISREQQDAFAAASQQKAAAAIEAGRFVDEITPILIPQRKGEPVAFQVDEQPRGETTAESLAKLRPAFKKDGSVTAGNASSLNDGAAAVILMSAEKAKALGLPVLATIAAYANAGVDPAIMGIGPVSATRRCLDKAGWTLDQLDLIEANEAFAAQSLAVAKDLQWDLDKVNVNGGAIALGHPIGASGCRVLVTLLHEMIKRDAKKGLATLCIGGGQGVALALERA, from the coding sequence ATGCAAGACGTCGTCATTGTTGCCGCCACGCGTACCGCGATCGGCAGTTTCCAGGGTGCCCTGGCCAATGTTTCCGCGGTGGATCTGGGCGCGGCGGTGATCCGCCAGTTGCTTGAACAGACCGGTCTGGACGGTGCGCAGGTCGATGAGGTGATCATGGGCCAGGTGTTGACCGCCGGTGCCGGCCAGAACCCGGCGCGTCAGGCCGCAATCAAGGCCGGCCTGCCCCACGCCGTACCGGCCATGACCCTGAACAAGGTCTGCGGCTCGGGCCTCAAGGCTTTGCACCTCGGTGCACAAGCGATCCGTTGCGGCGACGCTGAGGTGATCATCGCTGGCGGTCAGGAGAACATGAGCCTGTCCAACTACATCATGCCGGGCGCGCGCACCGGTCTGCGCATGGGCCACGCGCAAATCGTCGATACCATGATCAGCGATGGCCTGTGGGACGCCTTCAACGATTACCACATGGGCATCACCGCCGAAAATCTGGTCGACAAATATGAGATCAGCCGCGAGCAACAGGACGCGTTTGCTGCCGCGTCTCAGCAAAAAGCGGCTGCCGCGATTGAGGCTGGTCGCTTCGTTGATGAAATCACCCCGATTCTGATCCCGCAGCGCAAGGGCGAGCCTGTCGCCTTCCAGGTTGACGAACAGCCACGCGGCGAGACCACCGCCGAGTCTCTGGCGAAACTGCGCCCGGCATTCAAGAAGGACGGCAGCGTCACCGCTGGCAACGCTTCGTCGTTGAACGACGGCGCCGCCGCAGTGATTCTGATGAGCGCCGAGAAAGCCAAAGCCCTGGGCCTGCCCGTGCTGGCAACCATCGCCGCTTACGCCAATGCCGGTGTTGACCCGGCGATCATGGGCATCGGCCCGGTTTCGGCGACGCGCCGTTGCCTGGACAAGGCCGGCTGGACCCTTGACCAACTCGACCTGATCGAAGCCAACGAAGCGTTCGCCGCACAATCGCTGGCGGTGGCCAAGGATCTGCAATGGGACCTGGACAAGGTCAACGTCAACGGCGGCGCCATCGCCCTCGGCCACCCGATCGGTGCCTCGGGCTGCCGCGTGCTGGTGACGTTGCTGCATGAAATGATCAAGCGCGATGCCAAAAAAGGTCTGGCGACCTTGTGCATCGGTGGCGGTCAGGGTGTGGCGCTGGCGCTGGAACGCGCCTGA
- a CDS encoding CoA transferase subunit B has product MALTREQMAQRVAREMQDGYYVNLGIGIPTLVANYIPEGMEVMLQSENGLLGMGPFPTEETIDADMINAGKQTVTARIGASIFNSAESFAMIRGGHVDLTVLGAFEVDVEGNIASWMIPGKLVKGMGGAMDLVAGADNIIVIMTHASKDGESKLLAKCSLPLTGAGCIKRVLTDLAYLEIENGAFVLKERAPGVSVEEIVAKTAGKLIVPDHVPEMQFAAQ; this is encoded by the coding sequence ATGGCACTTACCCGCGAACAAATGGCTCAGCGCGTCGCCCGCGAAATGCAGGACGGCTACTACGTCAACCTCGGCATCGGCATTCCGACCCTGGTCGCCAACTATATTCCCGAAGGCATGGAAGTCATGCTGCAATCGGAAAACGGCCTGCTCGGCATGGGACCTTTTCCTACCGAAGAAACCATCGATGCCGACATGATCAACGCCGGCAAACAAACCGTGACTGCACGCATTGGCGCGTCGATCTTCAATTCCGCCGAATCCTTTGCGATGATCCGCGGCGGCCACGTTGACCTGACCGTGCTTGGCGCATTCGAAGTGGACGTCGAGGGCAACATCGCCTCGTGGATGATCCCCGGCAAACTGGTGAAAGGCATGGGCGGCGCGATGGATCTGGTGGCCGGTGCCGATAACATCATTGTCATCATGACCCATGCGTCCAAAGACGGTGAGTCCAAGCTGTTAGCCAAGTGCAGCCTGCCATTGACCGGTGCCGGCTGTATCAAGCGTGTGCTGACCGACCTCGCCTATCTGGAAATCGAGAACGGCGCGTTCGTTCTCAAAGAGCGCGCGCCGGGCGTCAGCGTCGAAGAGATCGTGGCCAAAACCGCCGGCAAACTGATTGTGCCTGACCACGTACCGGAAATGCAGTTCGCTGCCCAGTGA
- a CDS encoding histidine phosphatase family protein codes for MQSSRLTLICHARTVAQKLAIFPTDEPVENSCQGTDFFPARFSAARRLICGPELRTRQTAAWFGADAQVERALRDCDWGRWQGRTLKDLQASEADALQRWLSDPQAAPHGGESVAQLRARVANWLCEVQLNPGHVVAVTHPYVMRAALLHVMQGAAFNAIDVEPLSTIELQFNGLWRLRLPGADLQGAR; via the coding sequence GTGCAAAGCAGCCGTTTGACATTGATCTGCCATGCGCGAACCGTCGCACAAAAATTGGCGATATTTCCTACTGATGAGCCTGTTGAAAATTCCTGTCAGGGGACCGACTTTTTTCCTGCACGTTTCAGCGCCGCACGCCGGCTGATCTGCGGTCCGGAACTGCGTACCCGGCAGACTGCCGCGTGGTTCGGTGCGGATGCTCAAGTGGAGCGAGCGTTGCGCGATTGCGATTGGGGGCGCTGGCAGGGCCGAACGCTCAAGGATTTGCAGGCGAGCGAGGCCGATGCGTTGCAGCGCTGGCTGAGCGATCCGCAGGCCGCCCCTCATGGCGGCGAGTCAGTGGCGCAGTTGCGTGCACGGGTCGCGAATTGGTTGTGTGAAGTTCAGCTCAATCCGGGGCATGTGGTTGCTGTGACCCATCCTTACGTCATGCGTGCGGCTTTGCTACACGTGATGCAGGGCGCGGCGTTCAATGCGATTGATGTCGAACCGCTGTCGACTATCGAGTTGCAGTTCAACGGTCTCTGGCGGTTACGTTTGCCTGGGGCTGACCTCCAAGGAGCACGCTGA